The following coding sequences lie in one Deinococcus malanensis genomic window:
- a CDS encoding response regulator: MLKPTVMLVEDNTAIRTLQRVLLIRAGYTIVECADLAGSRQVLSTVCPAVVVLDVHLPDGYGLVKSFSSGLGFSVIPDVTGQAASAP, encoded by the coding sequence ATGCTCAAGCCCACCGTCATGCTGGTTGAGGACAATACAGCTATTCGTACCCTCCAGCGCGTGCTGCTGATCCGCGCGGGCTACACCATCGTGGAATGCGCGGATCTGGCGGGAAGTAGGCAAGTGCTGTCCACGGTATGTCCAGCAGTGGTGGTGCTGGATGTCCACTTGCCGGACGGTTACGGCTTGGTCAAAAGCTTTTCCTCGGGCTTGGGATTTTCAGTCATACCGGACGTTACCGGTCAGGCTGCGTCAGCACCATGA
- a CDS encoding diguanylate cyclase domain-containing protein encodes MSAVVGMLLGALVGHLHDLREILAHQARTDALTGLVNRATFTFQLQQMVERSRRTGELITVAYIGLDRFGTESALLSGGAVRDAAFLPEAEKLVDLLQEVTKISCLDQIGAGMQGVRLPDVLLCVGGREHHYRQQGHLRVGFERVKDFEAVHAGHVDVQQDDVGLDDPGPQHVQRSGAVRDASEGAFRAELMEGFLGQHLISYVVIDQEEVLEEFHAFNLKAG; translated from the coding sequence GTGAGTGCGGTCGTGGGCATGCTGCTGGGCGCCCTGGTCGGGCACCTGCATGACCTGCGGGAAATCCTGGCTCATCAGGCCCGAACGGACGCCCTGACCGGGCTGGTCAATCGCGCCACGTTCACATTTCAGCTCCAGCAGATGGTGGAACGCTCGCGCCGCACGGGCGAACTGATTACCGTCGCCTACATTGGCCTTGACCGGTTCGGGACGGAGTCAGCGTTGCTTTCCGGCGGAGCCGTGCGCGATGCGGCTTTTCTGCCAGAAGCCGAGAAACTGGTCGATCTGCTGCAGGAAGTGACTAAAATCTCCTGCCTTGACCAGATAGGAGCTGGCATGCAGGGTGTACGCCTGCCGGACGTCCTCCTGTGCGTTGGAGGTCGAGAGCATCACTACAGGCAGCAAGGCCATCTCAGGGTCGGCTTTGAGCGCGTGAAGGACTTCGAAGCCGTTCATGCCGGGCATGTTGATGTCCAGCAGGATGACGTCGGGCTGGATGACCCGGGCCCGCAGCATGTCCAGCGCAGTGGCGCCGTCAGAGACGCAAGTGAGGGTGCATTCCGGGCAGAGTTGATGGAAGGCTTCCTCGGCCAGCATCTGATCAGCTACGTTGTCATCGATCAGGAGGAAGTGCTGGAGGAGTTCCATGCCTTCAACCTAAAGGCTGGATGA